The Microbacterium sp. W4I20 genome segment AGGTGCTCGAGGGGTCGTCCGAGGTCCAGCCTCCGACGGTCGGCGCCTTCCCCGCGGATCAGGCGTTCAGCATCATGGTCGTCGGCACGGACGAGTGCGGCGAGATCACGACGCAGCTTCTCGGCCCGCGCTGCTCCGAGGCCGATGGAGGGGTGCTCAACGACGTGAACCTCCTCATCCATGTCTCCGCCGAGCCCCGCAACGTGACCGTGGTCTCCCTCCCCCGCGACCTCGGCGTCCCGGTGCCGGAGTGCACGCGGAAGGACGGATCCGTCGCGTCCTCGATGTCGAAGCAGCCCATCAATTCGATCTTCGACCACGCCGGACTCTCGTGCGTCGTGAAGACCGTGAGTGTGCTCGGTGACATCCCGATCGACTTCGCCGCCAAGATCAGCTTCGACGGGGTGATGGAGATCACCGATGCGATCGGCGGTGTCGAGGTCTGCATCGGCGGCGAGGGTATCCGCGACCCCAAGACGGACATCGACTGGGCCGCAGGCCCTCGCACGATCTCCGGCTACGACGCCCTGAAGTTCATCCGCACGCGCAACGGCGTCGGCGACGGCAGTGACCTGGCGCGCATCTCCAACCAGCAGCAGTACATGTCGCGGCTGGCGAAGAAGATCCTGAGCGAGGAGACGCTGACCGACGTGCCGAAGGTGCTCCGGCTCGCGAACGCGGTCGCCGACAACATCGTGCCGAGCGAGTCGCTGAGCGACCCGCTCCGGCTGGCCCAGCTCGCGCTCGCGCTGAACGACGTGCCGTTCAGCGACTTCGTGTTCGTGCAGTACCCCAACGTCGGCGACCCCGAGAACTCGAACAAGGTCGTGCCGAACGAGCAGGCGGCCGAGGCGCTGTGGGCTGCGATGAAGTCCGGGCAGCCGCTCCAGCTGACCGGCGATGTCACGACCCACGAGGGTGTCGAACTGGTGACGCCGGCTCCTGAAGCGACGCCGGACCCCACGTCCACGGAGACCTCGGCGCCCCGATCGACGCTGCCGCCGGAGATCTCCGGGCAGACCGCCGAACAGGAGACCTGCGCCAACGGCAGGCAGAACTGACCGCGTCCGACTGAGCGCGTAGGCTCGAGCGCATGGGCCGGACGCGATCGCGAGACACCGAGCATCCGCAGGCCCGGCTCGACCACGGCGGCATCGCCCGGATCGTGCCGTCCGAGTTCACCAGCGGCTTCGAGCTCATCGTCGACGACACCCCGCAGTCGCACGTCGACCTCGACGACCCGACGCACCTGCACTTCGAGTACATCGTGCGCATGGGTGCCGTCATCGACCAGCTTCCCGAGGGTCCGCTGACCGCCGTGCACCTGGGGGCGGGGGCCCTCACCATCCCCCGCTACATCGACGCCACCCGTCCGGGGTCGCGCCAGCAGGTCATCGAACTCGAGGCTCCGCTCGCGCAGCTCGTCCGCGAGCATCTCCCCTTGCCGAAGAGCGCGGGTATCCGCATCCGGATCGGCGATGCGCGCGAGGGCGTGTCCCGCCTGCCCGCCGCCCTGCACGCACAGTGCGATCTCGTCGTGTCGGACGTGTACTCGGGCGCGCAGACGCCTGCGCACCTGACCAGCATCGAGTTCTACCGCGAGCTGTCGGCCCTCCTCGCCCCGAGAGGCGTGCTGCTGGTCAACGTCGCCGACGGGCCGGGCTTGGCGTTCGCGCGGCGGCAGGCGGCCACGATCGCCGAGGTGCTGCCCGAGATCGGCATCCTCGCCGACACGCAGGTACTCAAGGGCCGCCGCTTCGGCAACCTCGTGATCGCCGCATCCGCCGCTCCCCTGCCGACCGAATGGCTGCCGCGCATGCTCGCCGCCGGTCCGCATCCCGCGAAGATCGCCCAGGGTGCGGAGGTGCAGGCCTTCGTGCAGGGTGCCCGGATCGTGACGGATGCCGACGCCGTGGCGTCGCCCCGACCCAACGCCTCGCTCTTCCTCCGCTGACCTGGCGCACTGCGTCGTCACGCTCTGCGGACGCTGTCACGATCAGCGGATGCTTTCGCGCGAAGCATCCGCTGATCGTGAACTGCTCCGCAGATCGTTCCCGAGAGGACTTCGGGAACGGATGCCGACGCGCAAGGCGCGCCGCCCGGACGAGGTCGTACCCGGCAGGCAGACTGGACGGGGACGCCGCGGAAGGAGAGCAATGAGTTTGATCCAGGGATACGACCAGGAGACCCTCCGTGAGCGTGTCGATGTCGCCGAGTGCGCCGCGCGTCTTGCAGAGATCGAGTCGCAGCGCAGCCTTCCCGCGCTCCTCGAGCGCGTGTGGCTGCTCAAGGTGCTCGATCGCCTCGACGAGGCCCTCGTGCTGGCCGACGAGACCGTGCGACAGGCACGCATGGCGGGCACGCGCAAAGACGTGCTGAGGGCACGGGTGCTGCACGCCACGATCCTGCAGTACCGCGGCTCGTACGCCGCCGCGGAGCAGGAGCTGGCGACGTGCGCCGACGAGGCCGAGGGGCAGCGGTGGGTCTCGATCGCGGCGTTCGCGCACCACCATCACGGCAAGAACGCCTATGACGCGGGCGACTTCGAGACGGCCAGGGAGAGCTTCAAGCGCTCCCTATTCCTGCGGCGCGAATCGGGTGCCGAGGACAAGGACCTCGAGACCGCCCTGCTCGCGATCGAGGCGGCCGAGCGTCGGCGTTCCACGCAGCTCGTCGCGGGCTGAGCACGCCTGACCCGCGATGTCGGCGGGATGGCCTAGCCTGATCGCATGGCGGAACTTGACCGTGTGCGCATCTGGGGCGAGGCACTGATCAGGATGCATCTCGATGACAGCTGGTCCTTCGACTTCGACCATGCGAAGCGCCGTGCCGGACTCTGCGACTACACGAAGAAGCGCATCACCGTGTCGCGATATCTCGCGGCGCGGTTCGACGATGACGAGATCCATCAGGTGCTGCTGCACGAGGTGGCGCACGCGATGGCCGGGCACACGGCGGCCCACGGTGCGGCGTGGAAGCGCGTCGCGCGCGACATCGGCTACGTCGGCGGCACCACGCATCGGGGTGAGACCGCGGTCGAACTCGCACCGTGGGTCGGCCGCTGCCCCGCCGGGCACGTGACGTATCGGCACCGTCGTCCGACGCGAGCCACATCCTGTGCACGATGCTCGCGCACGTTCGATCAACGGCACGTGTTCGCCTGGACGCGACGCGAGATCACGACCGACACCCGGCTCGCCGCGCAGATGTCGCGCTGAGAGGTTCTCAGTCCGAGCGGGGATCCGCGTCGTCGGAGGCTTCGACTGCATCCGGGTCACCGGCTGTGCTCCCGGACGCGGCGCGTCGCCGACGCAGCAGGGCGGCCAGTGCCCGCCATCCGAGGAGGAAGACGCCGAGGACGAGCGTCGCGACGATGATGAACGGCAGCTCCGCGGTGTCGCCGCTGAGCACGCGCACGAGCAGGCCGGCCGCC includes the following:
- a CDS encoding LCP family protein, giving the protein MVRSQKRGGRDTVARHATLPTPSAGKTFLKFFGISLGVILVSAVAVGAFVVTDLFNRVGDDAEVLEGSSEVQPPTVGAFPADQAFSIMVVGTDECGEITTQLLGPRCSEADGGVLNDVNLLIHVSAEPRNVTVVSLPRDLGVPVPECTRKDGSVASSMSKQPINSIFDHAGLSCVVKTVSVLGDIPIDFAAKISFDGVMEITDAIGGVEVCIGGEGIRDPKTDIDWAAGPRTISGYDALKFIRTRNGVGDGSDLARISNQQQYMSRLAKKILSEETLTDVPKVLRLANAVADNIVPSESLSDPLRLAQLALALNDVPFSDFVFVQYPNVGDPENSNKVVPNEQAAEALWAAMKSGQPLQLTGDVTTHEGVELVTPAPEATPDPTSTETSAPRSTLPPEISGQTAEQETCANGRQN
- a CDS encoding spermidine synthase, with translation MGRTRSRDTEHPQARLDHGGIARIVPSEFTSGFELIVDDTPQSHVDLDDPTHLHFEYIVRMGAVIDQLPEGPLTAVHLGAGALTIPRYIDATRPGSRQQVIELEAPLAQLVREHLPLPKSAGIRIRIGDAREGVSRLPAALHAQCDLVVSDVYSGAQTPAHLTSIEFYRELSALLAPRGVLLVNVADGPGLAFARRQAATIAEVLPEIGILADTQVLKGRRFGNLVIAASAAPLPTEWLPRMLAAGPHPAKIAQGAEVQAFVQGARIVTDADAVASPRPNASLFLR
- a CDS encoding SprT-like domain-containing protein encodes the protein MAELDRVRIWGEALIRMHLDDSWSFDFDHAKRRAGLCDYTKKRITVSRYLAARFDDDEIHQVLLHEVAHAMAGHTAAHGAAWKRVARDIGYVGGTTHRGETAVELAPWVGRCPAGHVTYRHRRPTRATSCARCSRTFDQRHVFAWTRREITTDTRLAAQMSR